The Gemmatimonadaceae bacterium genome includes the window GGGGCTCGACGACGAGGAGCTCCGGGCGGTGGCCGAGTTGTGCAAGGAGGAGAAGTTCGTCTCCGGGGAGTACATCTTCCACGAAGGCGAATCCGGCAACCGCCTGTACCTGATCACCGACGGCGAAGTGCGCATCAGCCGCGACGTGCCCGGCAGCGGCGAGGAGGCTCTGGCCATCCTCAAACCGGGCGCGCTGTTCGGCGAGATGGCCGTCTTCGACCGCAGCGAGCGCTCCACGCACGCCATCTCCAACGGCGGCACGACGGCGCTCACGATCACCCGTCCGGACTTCGAGATGCTGCTGGACTTCGACCGCGAGCTGGCGTACAAGGTGCTGTGGGCCGTGGTGCGGCTGCTCTCCACGCGACTGCGCCAGACCAACGATTCGCTCCGGTCGTTCCTCGCCATGTCCATGTTCTGACCGCCGCGAACGCTCACGGGTCGCGGCCCAACCGAGTGCCATGACACGCCTACCGCTCCGCCTCGCCCTCCCCCCCCTCGCCCTCTTCGTTCTTCTCGCCGCTCCTCGCCCGCTCGCCGCCCAGACCACCGCGTCCACGCCCCTCGGTCCCACGCAGGGACTGGTGCGCGACGCCACCGTCACCGCGGTCCTCCACGACATCTCGCCCTCGAGACTCCGCGCCACCGACTCGGCGCTCGTCTCGTTCGGCACCCGGAACACGCTGTCCGACACGCTGTCGTCCACGCGCGGCATCGGCGCGGCGCGGCGCTGGCTGCACGCGCAGATGGAAGCGATCAGCAAGGACTGCGGCGGATGCCTGCGCGTGGAATACGACCCG containing:
- a CDS encoding cyclic nucleotide-binding domain-containing protein, which codes for MSEVIELLRHVTIFKGLDDEELRAVAELCKEEKFVSGEYIFHEGESGNRLYLITDGEVRISRDVPGSGEEALAILKPGALFGEMAVFDRSERSTHAISNGGTTALTITRPDFEMLLDFDRELAYKVLWAVVRLLSTRLRQTNDSLRSFLAMSMF